Below is a genomic region from Gracilimonas sp..
AAGCAATGTGGTTTGTTGAAAATCTCGACCCAATGTTAAGTGGTCCAGAAATCAGCAAAATCTGTTCGACAACTAAAGAAGTTGTTGAAGAAGTAGGTAAATCAGAATTACACTTAATCTCAGACTTGATCCAAAATTGTGAATCAGGTGCTTGGAGCAAGTACTAATCGCGCTATAACAAGGCGTTTTAAATCGGACGCGGACAGGGTGCGATGGAAACTTGATTGCCAGGAATTAATTTTGCTACTTCAACTAAATTATAATCCCCGCGCCGTTTAAACGCTGGGTCGTTATACCGCTTAATCCATATGGTAAAATCTTTTATACCAATTATAGTTTTGATTTTCATTTGGGCAAATTCTGCACTTGCTCAAAATGCAGAAGAAATTCAATCGCAACAGAAGGAAGTGATTCTACATTTTTATCAACTTCTTTTGCAAGAAACACCAGTAACTGTAAGTCAGGCTCATGAAATATTTAATCCTGAGCAGATGTGGAATATTGAATACTACGATGAAAGTCTTTCCGCAGAACAAAAATCTGCATTTTACGATGGTGATCCTGATACTTTGATTAGCCGAACATTTAAAAAGATTGATAATTATAAGTCAGACCTAATTCCGAATTATTCCAGTGAAACTTCCTTTTCCGAATTAATTGAAAGCTTTACCATAGAATTAATTAATTCAAGGGGTGATGAACAGATTAGAGTCAATCAGTATCAGGTAATTTCATCAATAGATGAGAATTGGAAAGTCATATTTGATTTCTATGGCCATCCCTTTCAACAAATTTCAAAAATTATAATTGGAGAAAGAAAAGATATCTTAAAAGAAATTGGATTATCCGATTAAACAAAGCGCGGTATAACAAGGCGTTTTAAATCGGACGCGGACGGGGTGCGATGGAACTTGACTGCCAGGAATTAATTTCGCTACTTCAACTAAATTATAATCCCCGCGCCGTTTAAACGCTGGGTCGTTAGTTGGCCTAAACCAATCTATGAGTAAAGCATTTTTAAAAATCTTTCTTGGGTTACTTTTAAGCTCTTTTTTGACTTCCTGTGCCATTCACCAGCCGATGAGTGAAATGGTTATGTTTCAACAGAAGAAAGCTCTCTCCGACTCAACTTTTTTTTCCAAATACAGTCATAGTATCGGCAGCTTCAGTTCTGACCATTTTTTGGAATCTGCGGTGTTAGATTATATCGGCTATAATTCTCAAAGTGAAAGGAAAAAACAGTATGGCAATCCCTTTGCTTTAACTACCAATTTAATCTTCTTAAATGAAAACCATCAAAACTTAGGTTTTTCTATTGCACTGGCTCCCCTAATTGCAGGAACAGGTGTTGATCTTACATATAATGTTTTTGGAAAATATTACCTGACAGCTGCCGGTGGGATGGGACGAGACTTTAGGGATTTTCAACACCAGTTTATCTTTCAGCGAAGATTAATGGACGGAAACCCCTTTGGACTTTCCCTTGGAGCTGTTTGGAGGAAAAATTATAGATATGTAAGTATCACTACAGAATCTGTATTTGGAAGTTCTCAAGATTTTTATTCTCAGTCGTTCGGAATACGTTCGGTATTTACTTTATCGCCAATTTCTGAATATGGGTCATCAAAATTATTTTTGCACGGAACTGGATCTTTCAATTATGACATTACTATGGAGGCTTTTTACCCTAAAATTGGAATATCCGTTGGCATATATTAAACCTCGGCCAACTAACAAGCGCATTAACTGGGACGCGGACGTAGCTTTGGTTTCTAGAGTTGCTTGTTTAAAATTATTAGCCGTTTATTAACTCATAATCTCCGCGCCCGTTATGCGCTGGGTCGTTAGGTGTACCTCTCTCTCTATTAAATTATAGTTGAATGTATTTTAAAAGTATTTTTGTGCTTATAGGTGTTTTAATAATCTCCTCCACTTGCTACTCCCAAAGCGATGTTAGTGTTGATAGCACTTCCTATAATAGTATAATTGGTATGGAGCGAAGTGAAGCGTATAAAAAACTTGGAGTAAGTTACTCAGGTGGTACGATTATCGGTTGGGTAGAACCTTCACCAAGACCAATCATGACACATTCTTTCGCCCATGCAACCTTTGACAGTAAAAATATCTTTATGCTCATGAGGGTAGATGATCGGAGTCACGAGAAAATGGATAGCCCCTCTTTTGTCCTCGATCAAATGATAATCAGTGCAGATAATCCTGATTACCTCATTTCATATATGGGTTGTACACTAAATGGTCAAAGTTATTATCCAGACGGGGCAATTATTGCAGTATATAAAGATAATGGGCAGAAGGTTGTAACAGATATTGAGAAGGCATGGAAGGCTAGTTTTAGGGAGAATAAATTCATTGAAATATCGCCTAAAAATATACAATGTAAGTTAACATCTGGGAGTTACATTTTGCTTGATAGTACAGAACTTAAATAAAGTACACCTAACAAGCGCATTAACTGGGGACGCGGACATAGCTTCGGATTCCGGAGTTGCTTGTTTTAACTTTTTAGCCGTTAATTAACTCATAATCTCCGCGCCCGTTATGCGCTGGGTCGTTATAGGGCTTTTTCAAATTCCATTCTACTTGATATGAATAGAGTAATAAAAAGGCAACACTCTTCAACAATTGAGAACTTCGAAAGAATTTCAGAATATGAGAATGATGTTGACCTAAAAAGTGAAATTGAGTCTGGTTTAAGTTCAATTTTCCTAATCTCAAATAAGATTCCTCTCAGAGATGTTTACGACTTCTTTTCAGGTGAAAATTTTTCGGTTCTTGAAAGTTTTGAAGAATTGGAAGCTTCTTATCATTTGGCTAAATATGGTTTTTATAAACAATCTATGGTTAGTCTTAGAATAGCATTAGATATTGGCCTATTATCAATATTTTGGTCAATAATCGGAATTGAAAGTAATAGATTTAAAGAATGGTATTCATCAAAATCTGATACGCCAAGAAAAGACAAAAATTTTTGGCAGACTTTAAACTCAAATGATAGTATTTCAAAATTTAATGAGAAGTTTGATCTAAAAGAAGAAATAGAAAGTTTAGGTGCACTATCAGACTTCGTACACACAAAGGGTTTGTGGTATTCAAATTTTTCTGATGTCAAGAGAAAAATAAAAGGTCAAGATGAATTTAAAGATTTTAAAATTTGGTTCGGTAACTTTAAAAAAGTTATAAGAATACTTGAAATACTACATTTATTAAAATACCCAACCATGTGTCTGGATTATTCAACCGAATTCCTCCTCTCCAAGTTTGGTACGCTTGATAAGATCCCTCAATTTGGAGGCGGGCTTGGTGATGAAAAAAAGTATGTTTTTTCCTTTCTATCCAAGAAAGAGAAACAATTAATTGAAGAATTGTCTAATGAAAATGAAGAGGTTCAAAACATAAAAAAATATATTTCTGAATTACCTGATTTGAGTGAAAAAGAAATAAGAACTTTGGTTTTTAAAGAACAAAAGAAAAACATTGGTAACAGCGGGTTTGATAATTGGAGCCAATACTCTCACGTATATGATCACAGAATAGATGATGAAATGAAGAATGATCTCAAAGAATGGGCACAGAAAAATAATTTAATGTCTATTGATGACATAATTAAAAATCATCAGTCATAAATTCAAAGCGCCCTATAACAATGCGTTTTAAATCGGACGCGGACGGGGTTCTATGGGAACTTGATTGCCAGGAATTAATTCCGCTACTTCAACTAACTCATAATCCCCGCGCCGTTTAAACGCCGGGTCGTTATACCAACTAATGAATTTAACATTATGATTCGCCTTCTTTTTCTCTTTGTTTTCGCTCTTTTTACCTCTCATCTATCCCTCGCTCAGACCGGGCCTAATGTTGAGAAATCAAAGAGTTTTGAACAGAGTAATGATTCTTCCCAGAATTTTCATCCACAATTACTAGCTATATCAGTAAAAAACTTAGATGCCTCAGTTAAATGGTATGCTGATGTACTTGGCTTTACCAAGATTGAAAATTATGATTTCCCTGATGATCAAATGCGACTTTCCTTTATGGAGAGAAATGGTTTTGAGCTGGAACTGATCGAAATTGCTGACACCCCTTCTTTTTCGGCACCAAATCCTGAGAACCCGGCTACCCGGCGCGGGCTTGTTAAGTTTGCCTTCTATAGTGACGTTATAGACTCTTTGTACGCCTCAGCTGTAAAAGCTGAAGCAAAGGTTCAGTCCTCGATACGTAACAGCAATCGAACGGGCGGGCGCTTTTTTATCTTACTCGACCCAGATGGAAATTGGGTCCAGGTTTTTGGCCCCGCCGAGTAGTCGGATTCTAAGGAGAAGCCTCTCTTCATTCTGCTACTGATGTTTAAAAGAAGCGAGAAAGAGTATTCAAAAGTGACTATTAAATTTCATTCAGAAGCCAGAAAAGAATTCTTTGAAAGGAATCATCTACTCTGTGGAAGACGAGCTTATCACAATAACTGCTGTCAAGCATATGAAACGAAAACCGGGTTATTGGGAGTCAAGAAAATAACCGTTGACATAACAATGCGTTTTAAATCGGATACTGAATAAAGCAGCATCTCTTCCATCATTCAAATTTCCCCTCAAAAAAGTCACTGGGTTTGGTTAGATTTGATCTCTATCAAAATGACCATCTTCAGATATGAAAAATACCAGCGAAATCCTTGAATCTCTGAAAGCTTCCGATATCCAAAAAGTGAAGCTTGCCATTACCGACATTGACGGGATTCTGCGGGGGAAACTAATCTCAAAAGATAAATTCTTTAAAACCGTTAACGACAAGCTGGGCTTTTGTAACGTAGTGTTTGGCTGGGATGCAAACGATGCCGTTTATGACAACTCGGAAGTCACCGGCTGGCATACCGGCTTCCCGGATTCTATGGCCAGTATCGACCTTATCACTTTCCGTAAGATTCCCTGGGACAATAATACTCCTTTCTTTCTGGGCGATTTCCACCAGTCGGAGGATATAGAAGATGTTTGTCCGAGATCACTGCTTAAAAAAATAGCTGCTCAATCCGGGGAAATGGGTTTTATTCCCAAATTCTCCAATGAGTTTGAATGGTTTAACTTCAAGGAAACACCTCAATCCCTGAAGGATAAAGACGGCATCAAACCCACTCCCCTTACTCCGGGTATGTTTGGATATTCAATCCTAAGGTCTTCCCAGAACTCTGAATATTTTAATGAGCTTTTTGATTTGCTGACAAAATTCGGCATTCCCATCGAAGGCATTCACACTGAAACCGGAGATGGAGTATACGAAGCCTGCATAGAATATACCGATGTACTGGAGGCAGCGGACCGTGCGGTGCTCTTTAAAACCGGGGTGAAGGAAATTGCCTATCGCCATGAGATTATTGCCAGCTTTATGGCCAAGTGGAATACGAATCTTCCGGGTTGCAGCGGGCATATTCACCAAAGCCTGTGGGATGAGAAAGAAAAGAATAACCTTTTCTTTGATGGCAAGGATTCAAACAAAATGAGCGATACGCTGAAGCATTATCTGGCCGGACAACTGCATTGTCTGCCACACATCCTGCCGATGTATGCGCCTACCGTTAACAGCTATAAACGCCTGGTGGAAGGTTCCTGGGCAGCCACTTCGGTAAGCTGGGGCATTGAAAACCGGACGACAGCAATGCGTGTAATCAATCATGGCGAAGATTCCATGCGGCTGGAAACCCGCGTTCCCGGTGCCGATGCAAATCCGTATCTGTCTATGGCAGCGAGCCTGGCTTCGGGCTTGTATGGCATCAAAAACAAACTGCCTCTGAACATTGAGCCTACCCAAGGAAATGAATATGACAATGAGGCTACCCTCTCCCTTCCGAAGACACTTACAGAAGCAACGGAACAGATGAAATCTTCGGATATTGCTACAGAATTGTTTGGAGAGTCATTTGTGAATCACTTTATTAAAACTCGCGAATGGGAATGGCAACAGTTCAACAGCAAAGTGACCGACTGGGAATTAAAACGCTATTTTGAAATTATTTAACCTACGTTTTTTATGTCATTTATTGATTTTAATGAGATTGTAAAGGAAGCCTGGCGAGCGTACGATCCAACCCGCACTATTATTACCATTACCGATATCAGTGCCAAGGTTTCTACCAATCACGTATACCGGGTTACCTTTAAGGATGGGAATATCATCATTGCCAAGCTGTCCTATTTCGGGAAGTACGAGCACTTTGTGGAAGATCACTCGATTATCAATTCGCTTTCCAACAACCTGCCCGATCCGTTTGAAAATTTCCTGGCCCGTTCCCTCATCAAAGAGAATTCTCTGTTTGTACATCGCCATACGGATGATGTAATTGATGCCTGGGTGGTCTTTTACCGGCCGATTAAAATCAAGCGTAAGCTCCCAAAACGACTGAATGAAGATCAAATCCAAAAGCTGGCGAAGGAGTTTGCCCGTTTTCATAAGGCGTGTCACACCATTCGGAATACCCTGCCTCCCTCTTCTAAAACACTTAAGGTGGATGTGGAACATTTGCTGGAAATCATGCGAACGGATTCTGGTCAGCACGAATTCAGGATGCATCACGAACAAATTGAAAAGCACTGCAACCTTTTTCTGGAAAACGTAGATAAGCTGGATGCCAATAACCTGGATACCATCCCTGTTTTCGTGGACTGGAACATTGGCAACTTCTCAGTCAACCCGCAATTCAAGCTGTTTTCCCGCTGGGATTATGACTGGTTCCGAATGAGTTCCCGTATGATCGATTTCTACTTTTTTGCCCGGATTTCTTCGGATGTAGGCGACCGAACCGTATTCAGTTACGATGTAGATCCACTTATGGAAGATCGTTTTATTGTCTTCCTGAAAGCTTATCACAAAGAATATCCGCTTACCGAAACTGAAATCCGTTTTCTGAAAGAAGCCTACCGCTTTTTTATTCTGAATTATGTTGTTAAATATGGCAAGTATTTCTTCCACGAGATTTTTGCCACCAAGCTACAGCAGGAAGCATATGAGCGATATCTTCCCCTGCTCGACAAGAAATTTGATCCCGAACCTCTTCTAAACGCATTGCACTTATAACATGAACATGAGAACCCCCTCCTTTCGCGAGATCGCAAAAAACTTTAAAGTTATATTTCTGGATTCCTATGGCGTGCTTAAGAACCATAAGGGCTTGATTGAAGGCGTGCCTGAAACCATCGCTTTTTTGCGGGAAGAAGGCATCACCTTTCGGGTGTTAACCAATGATGCCTCCCGAAGTCAACACCAACAGGCGGTAGTATTTGATCAGCTGGGACTAAAGGATCTTGACGAGGAAGAAATCATCACTTCCGGCATGCTGGCCAAGCAGTTCCTTCAGCATAAAATCAAAGAAGGGAAAATCGCCTACCTGGGAACAGAGAATTCTGCCGAGTATATTCTACAATCCGGGTTGGAGCACATTGCCGTTCGAAATATCGACCTTAATAACCTGGATGATATTTCCGCTTTTGTGTTTCTGGATGATGAGGGATTTGACTGGAATACCGATATTGACACCACCGTGAATTTCCTGCGCCGCAAAACCGTGCCCGTAATCGTTGCCAACTCGGATAAATACTATCCGGTCTCAAAAAATGACGTTTCTGTAGCCACCGGCGGCATTGCCAAACTGTGCGAGAGTATGCTGAACAAGAAATTTATCCATTTCGGCAAACCCGATACCCAGATGTTCAACTACGCTTTTGAGCACATCAACCAAAACGGACAAATATTCGACAAAGAAGAAATCCTGATGGTTGGCGATACACTAAGTACCGACATCTTAGGTGGCAATAAGTTTGGGCTGAAAACCATGCTGGTTCTGTCTGGTAACACCCGCGCTGAAAATGCGGATCTCTGGATCAATTCTTCCGGCATCATTCCGGATTATATCTGCGATTCTATCCTGGGATAATTTCTGGTTTAAACCTGAAAATACTCCAGATAGCCTGTTTAATAGCCAGCTGGTGGTAAATTTTGATTTATTTCAGACCAACCCGTTCAAAAATCACATCCACATTGCGGGTATGATGATTCAGGTCGAAAGCTTCATTAATCTCATCCTGACTTAAAGCTTCCGTAACGTTCTCATCAGCTTCAACAATGGGTTTGAACAGAGTCTGCTCTTCCCATGATTTCATTGCCAGAGGCTGAACGGTGTCGTAAGCTTTTTCCCTTGGCATTCCTTTATCGATCAGCTTGTGGAGTAGGCGCTGAGAAAATACCAATCCTTGTGTTTTCCAGATGTTGGATTCCATATTATCCTCAAATACCACCAGGTTCTCAATCACTCCGGCAAAACGATTCAGCATATAATCCAGTAAGGTGGTAGCATCTGGCAGGATAATCCGTTCGGCCGATGAGTGAGAAATATCCCGTTCGTGCCAAAGCGGGATGTTTTCATAAGCGGTAACCATATATCCTCTCAACACACGGGCACAGCCTGAGATATTTTCAGAACTGATAGGGTTTCGTTTATGC
It encodes:
- a CDS encoding glutamine synthetase family protein → MKNTSEILESLKASDIQKVKLAITDIDGILRGKLISKDKFFKTVNDKLGFCNVVFGWDANDAVYDNSEVTGWHTGFPDSMASIDLITFRKIPWDNNTPFFLGDFHQSEDIEDVCPRSLLKKIAAQSGEMGFIPKFSNEFEWFNFKETPQSLKDKDGIKPTPLTPGMFGYSILRSSQNSEYFNELFDLLTKFGIPIEGIHTETGDGVYEACIEYTDVLEAADRAVLFKTGVKEIAYRHEIIASFMAKWNTNLPGCSGHIHQSLWDEKEKNNLFFDGKDSNKMSDTLKHYLAGQLHCLPHILPMYAPTVNSYKRLVEGSWAATSVSWGIENRTTAMRVINHGEDSMRLETRVPGADANPYLSMAASLASGLYGIKNKLPLNIEPTQGNEYDNEATLSLPKTLTEATEQMKSSDIATELFGESFVNHFIKTREWEWQQFNSKVTDWELKRYFEII
- a CDS encoding VOC family protein, with product MIRLLFLFVFALFTSHLSLAQTGPNVEKSKSFEQSNDSSQNFHPQLLAISVKNLDASVKWYADVLGFTKIENYDFPDDQMRLSFMERNGFELELIEIADTPSFSAPNPENPATRRGLVKFAFYSDVIDSLYASAVKAEAKVQSSIRNSNRTGGRFFILLDPDGNWVQVFGPAE
- a CDS encoding HAD-IIA family hydrolase; amino-acid sequence: MRTPSFREIAKNFKVIFLDSYGVLKNHKGLIEGVPETIAFLREEGITFRVLTNDASRSQHQQAVVFDQLGLKDLDEEEIITSGMLAKQFLQHKIKEGKIAYLGTENSAEYILQSGLEHIAVRNIDLNNLDDISAFVFLDDEGFDWNTDIDTTVNFLRRKTVPVIVANSDKYYPVSKNDVSVATGGIAKLCESMLNKKFIHFGKPDTQMFNYAFEHINQNGQIFDKEEILMVGDTLSTDILGGNKFGLKTMLVLSGNTRAENADLWINSSGIIPDYICDSILG